In Falco rusticolus isolate bFalRus1 chromosome 11, bFalRus1.pri, whole genome shotgun sequence, the genomic window gccgctgctgccgcccggctgggctggggccaCGGGCAGGACCCCCGCCGCACTCCGGCTGCAGCCACGGCCGGGGCAGCGCCCCCGGGGCGACCACACACCCGCTCCTCTGCGGCTCCCGCACGGTCCCCGCGGCTGCCGCGCCGCTCCGGCGGGTGTCGGCACGCGGCGCGGAGCGGGACACGCGGGGGCCCTGCCAGCGGCCGCCGCACCGGCACTTACCGGGGCCTCGTCGTCCCCCTGAAACGGTCCTTTCTGTAAGCCCGTCGGCGGTGGCACCGGGCAGGCGACGAGACGTCGGGGCTGCGCtcccgggagcggcggggccgcggccgcaCCCCTCCCGCGCTGCCCATCCTTTAGGAGCGGCGCACGCAGACGCTCACCGTATGGAAACGCTCCGCAGCCAGGTTAACCGCATCCCCCTCCTCTTCGCATCCCCTCCCTCCGCACCGGCTccctcgccccctccccccggaCTTTTTGTGGGCCTTGGAGGAGTTTCTGCAGAGTTCCGCCTCTCCTCTGAATCCGCTCCTCCATCCTTCCAGCCTCGGAGGCGACcgaaaaaaaaccaacccgaccaacaacaccaaaaaaacccaaccaaaaaccaccaacccccaaaacccccaaacttgTGTTAGGAACAATAATctcatttgcaaagaaaaatccttGGAATGGGGACTTATTGTAACGCCGCTGGGTAGCAGCCTCCGCTGCTGGGCTTTTTTCAATCAAGGAGCAAACTGCAGCTGAACGCCAGTTGGCTCCTCCAGCGCAATTCTCCTAAATCATGATAGACAGATTGCGTGAAAAACAGGAATTCCAAAGAATTTCCTGCCCTGGGAACAGAAGTTAAGGCTATATTTAACAACATCTGAAGCTGTCAAGAATGCTTTGTGGTTGGataacagagcagaaaaatgtgaaaaatgcagGCTACTGCTATACCAAATATGGAAATATTGTTACGTCTGGTGTCTAAATCCCCATCTGGAAATACTTACGGCCATGGAAAGCAAAGACGCCACAACAGAAGCCTGAacgcccccccccacccccccagccccaaacgTTAAACTTCGACGGGGAAACACTATTCGCTGGAGCGGGGGCCGGCAGGGCCGGTGACGGGCGGGCGGAGGAGACCGGGGGTCccatcccgcccccccccccccgctgcgGGGCCAGGCACCTGGCGGGGGCCCGGGGGCACGGCCCCGCTGCCGGGCTCCGCGGCGCCGCGGGACGCTCCGCCTGCCCCTCGGGCAGCGGCACTAACGGGAACAGCCCCGGTGCCGCCCGCACGCGCGGGGGTGCCCCGCGGCCCTGCCGCCGTCGGTTCAGGTGGCGGGGGGCGCACGGCCCGGCAGCCCCCACCAGGACAGGCTCCTCGCGTTAACGTGCTCGTGGTGGGGGCGTCCGTGCGGGTAACGGGGCCGCGGTGTCGCGGTGCGCCGTGCGGCGGGCGGGACGGCCCCGGGGGCGCGCCGCGCGGGACGGCCCCTCCCGCGCCGAAGCGTCCCCTTTGGCCcacccccgccgccgcgccgtgcggggcagccccggcggggagcggggggcgggggggacccCCCGCGGCAGGGCCGCCGCCAGCGGCCGCGGTGCCGGGAgacggggcggggcggggcggccgcgccgcgcGCCAGCCGCATTCCTGGGATGCCGCGAGCGCTGGACGCGGCCGCGGCCCGGAACGCGCGACGTCAGCGCCGCGGCGCacgcggcggccccgcgccccaTATAAGGCGGCCGCCCCCGTCGCTGCCTCAGAccgcgccggccccgctccgctccgctcgCCCCGCCGTCCCTCGCTCCCAGCGCCGGCGCTCGACATGGGCTCCGCGGGCACCCGCCGCGCCCTGGCGGCCGCTCTCCTCTGCCTGGCGCGCCTGGTAAGTGCCGCGGCTctgcccgcggcggggcggcggggggcggccccgctccgctcccggcCGCTCACCGGCCCCCGCTGTGCTCCGCTCCGCAGGCTCTGGGCTCGCCCTGCCCCGCCGTGTGCCGCTGCCCGGCGGCCGTGCCGCAGTGCGCCCCGGGCGTGGGGCTGGTGCCGGACGGCTGCGGCTGCTGCAAGGTCTGCGCCAAGCAGCTGAACGAGGACTGCAGCCGGGCGCTGCCCTGCGACCACACCAAGGGGCTGGAGTGCAACTTCGgcgccagccccgccgcgctgAAGGGCATCTGCAGAGGTAagcggcgccccccgcccccagccccccggggggGACCCGCGGCCCCTGTGCCGCCAAAGTTTAGTAACTTCGAGCCCATGTATGGTTATGCTTTGTTGTTGGTAGCTTGGCAGAAAGGCACATGACTTCAGCAGTCTGGAATGCGATTCAGTATGTCTGGGCTCCGCTAAACGCACATAAGGAAAAGTGATTCCTGACTGACTTATTGTTCTGGCCCCGCGTCcccgggggtgtgtgtgtgtgcaggggggggcgccgccgccgcccgccgaATGTAACGGGCAGCGAAATACCTGTGCGGAGACGGGCGCTCCCGCCGCTCACTCCCGCCTCTCCCTCCCCGTTGGTCCCCGCAGCGCAGTCCGAGGGCAGACCCTGCGAGTACAACTCCAAAATCTACCAGAACGGCGAAAGCTTCCAGCCCAACTGCAAGCACCAGTGTACGTGCATAGATGGAGCCGTGGGCTGCATCCCGCTCTGCCCGCAGGAGCTGTCGCTCCCCAACCTGGGctgtcccagccccaggctggtcAAAGTGCCCGGGCAGTGCTGTGAAGAGTGGGTCTGCGATGAGAGCAAGGATGCGCTGGATGAGCTGGAAGGCTTCTTCAGCAAAGAGTTCAGTCCAGATGATTCCGAAGGCGAACTGACCAGGAACAACGAGCTCATTGCCATTGTGAAGGGAGGCCTGAAAATGCTACCTGGTGAGTGCGTGCGGGCTCCTCTCTGTAGTGACAGTCAGGGGGAGGAGGCGGCAGGGGAGGATGGCTGTATGACTCCTTAGACCCCcgatggaaagaaagaaagaaagaaacccagtGAGAGGGTGTATGTAGGCTAAGACgtccctttcttttccagtttttggaTCAGAGCCGCAAGGCCGAGCTTTTGAGAATCCCAAGTGCATTGTGCAAACAACCTCCTGGTCCCAGTGCTCAAAGACGTGCGGAACTGGCATCTCCACAAGGGTGACCAACGACAATCCCGACTGCAAGCTCATCAAAGAGACCAGGATATGTGAAGTGAGGCCATGTGGCCAGCCTAGCTACGCCTCCCTAAAGGTAAACACAGACTCTTCCAGTGCTCCTCTCTTTTTCCAAACTGCTTTGGGTAGAGGGTAAAGGCTGGACAAGAATCTCctgctaataataataatgatatcGTTGCCTCCCCTttacagaaggggaaaaaatgcaccAAGACTAAGAAGTCCCCATCCCCGGTGAAGTTTACTTATGCCGGATGTTCCAGCGTCAAGAAGTACCGCCCCAAGTACTGCGGCTCCTGCGTGGATGGCAGGTGCTGTACGCCCCAGCAGACCAGGACTGTCAAGATCAGGTTCCGCTGTGATGATGGGGAAACCTTCACCAAGAGCGTCATGATGATCCAGTCCTGCCGATGCAGCTACAACTGTCCGCATGCGAATGAAGCTTATCCCTACTACAGACTAGTCAATGACATTCACAAATTTAGAGACTAAGTTGTGTTGGGGGTGGGATGCTAAACAGAATTCTGAAGTAACCAGCCATGGAGAAAGGACCTTTGATGGAGATGGTGCCTTGCCCATTTGAGGGCAACATTATGTTACAAGAGTGCACTGTGCAACTGGACACTAATGCAACAGAGATTTAAGCATATTTAAAGCTTCATAGTACTGGAGCAACTTTACTGCTTCTTTTTGGAGCACCTTATCTAATTacatactgttttctgtttgtaagTGATCAGATAAATGTTTTGTTCCGGTTATGAAAACTTCTTTTCTATCCAGTTTAACACTAtgcttctccccttccctccattCTCTCCCACCCTTTCCCAACCAAGTTGGAAGTTACATTCCTTCCTGAGGTGGGCACTTGTGCGGTGTTCACAGTGGCAGCTATTATGTACCAACTGTAGTTTAATGGCAAACAGAAATCAGTTGTTTTAAAGCTGagtattttatttatcaaaCTAGcgtttttattttgtttttctttgtgtttttttttttttaaccccttcCAGCCCCTGTAATACTGGAATAAGTTGtaaatgattttaattttatattcaatgaattaaaagaatttatttatggaattaatcatttaataaagaaatatttacctAACTACTCTTAGCAGAGCATTCTGACAGGCAACAGACTTAAATACAGCAAATGCAAGagctttctgtgaaaacttTGAAATAGGAAAAGC contains:
- the CCN1 gene encoding CCN family member 1, with amino-acid sequence MGSAGTRRALAAALLCLARLALGSPCPAVCRCPAAVPQCAPGVGLVPDGCGCCKVCAKQLNEDCSRALPCDHTKGLECNFGASPAALKGICRAQSEGRPCEYNSKIYQNGESFQPNCKHQCTCIDGAVGCIPLCPQELSLPNLGCPSPRLVKVPGQCCEEWVCDESKDALDELEGFFSKEFSPDDSEGELTRNNELIAIVKGGLKMLPVFGSEPQGRAFENPKCIVQTTSWSQCSKTCGTGISTRVTNDNPDCKLIKETRICEVRPCGQPSYASLKKGKKCTKTKKSPSPVKFTYAGCSSVKKYRPKYCGSCVDGRCCTPQQTRTVKIRFRCDDGETFTKSVMMIQSCRCSYNCPHANEAYPYYRLVNDIHKFRD